The Benincasa hispida cultivar B227 chromosome 9, ASM972705v1, whole genome shotgun sequence genome has a segment encoding these proteins:
- the LOC120086447 gene encoding inorganic pyrophosphatase 2-like, translating to MAGIVVVFDFDKTIIDLDSDNWVVDELGATDLFNELLPTMPWNSLMDRMMMELHAQGKTIDDIVEVLKRVPIHPDVVPAIRAAHALGCDLRIVSDANMFFIETILDHLGIRECFSEINTNPGFVDEEGRLRIFPIHDFHKSSHGCNLCPPNMCKGLVMERIQASLMSEGKKKKFIYQGDGSGDYCPSLKLGEGDFLMPRKNFPLWDLISQNPLVIKAEIHEWSDGEELGRILLSLINNVSIAENAQFMSPQNMAVPVFEALTSPTPKPAMVAN from the exons ATGGCTGGAATTGTCGTCGTTTTTGACTTCGATAAGACGATCATTGACTTGGATAGCGATAATTGGGTGGTGGACGAACTCGGCGCCACCGATTTGTTCAACGAACTCCTCCCTACGATGCCATGGAACTCTCTCATG GATCGGATGATGATGGAGCTCCATGCACAAGGAAAAACCATTGACGATATCGTTGAAGTCCTCAAACGCGTTCCGATTCATCCCGATGTCGTTCCTGCCATTAGAGCCGCTCACGCCCTAGG ATGTGATTTGAGGATTGTGAGTGATGCGAATATGTTTTTCATTGAGACGATCTTGGATCATCTCGGAATAAGAGAATGCTTCTCCGAAATCAACACGAATCCAGGTTTCGTCGATGAAGAAGGAAGGCTGAGGATTTTTCCTATCCACGATTTCCATAAATCTTCTCACGGATGCAATCTCTGCCCTCCGAACATGTGCAAG GGGCTCGTTATGGAGAGGATTCAAGCGTCCTTAATGtcggaagggaagaagaaaaagttcaTCTATCAAGGCGATGGAAGTGGCGATTACTGCCCTAGTTTGAAGCTTGGAGAAGGGGATTTTCTGATGCCGAGGAAGAATTTTCCATTGTGGGACTTGATTAGCCAAAATCCGCTTGTAATTAAAGCAGAAATCCACGAATGGAGCGATGGAGAAGAGTTGGGGAGGATCTTGTTGAGCTTAATCAACAATGTTTCCATAGCGGAAAATGCTCAGTTCATGTCGCCTCAAAATATGGCCGTTCCTGTGTTCGAGGCCCTGACTTCGCCCACACCCAAACCAGCAATGGTGGCCAACTGA